A window of the Dyadobacter pollutisoli genome harbors these coding sequences:
- a CDS encoding relaxase/mobilization nuclease domain-containing protein, with amino-acid sequence MEKWTDNINGEPYTSRGVRTVRRRVLGNTTIVIWQGAGYLAYLIYNRVNNEGKTISDRFQKDRNHKVCKEITLKYGYHLGKGKEQVNRQQLKGADKVRYELYDEIKAASAGAQSWNELSTKLERQGIEIIFKYKSGTSEIQGVSFTKGGLQFRGSKIDRSLSFGKLDELIRQNQKLAIVQQFRTQPEYQPARPQERSRPATLSQQTIDDKILDDLLRPVQQYDQQSTNPIKKKKRKKYLGQSL; translated from the coding sequence AGCCGTATACATCGAGAGGTGTACGTACGGTTCGGAGGCGAGTACTTGGAAATACTACCATAGTAATATGGCAAGGCGCCGGGTACTTAGCCTACCTAATCTACAACCGGGTCAACAACGAAGGCAAAACTATCTCAGACCGGTTTCAGAAAGACAGGAACCACAAGGTCTGCAAAGAGATCACGCTTAAATATGGCTATCATTTGGGAAAAGGAAAAGAACAGGTCAACCGGCAGCAGCTTAAAGGTGCAGACAAAGTCAGATATGAATTATATGATGAAATTAAAGCAGCAAGTGCAGGCGCACAAAGCTGGAATGAGTTGAGCACGAAGCTGGAAAGGCAAGGCATCGAAATCATCTTCAAATACAAATCAGGCACTAGTGAGATTCAAGGTGTCAGCTTCACCAAAGGCGGTCTGCAATTCAGAGGATCGAAGATCGATCGGAGTTTGAGCTTTGGAAAGCTCGATGAGTTGATCCGGCAGAATCAGAAACTGGCGATTGTGCAGCAGTTTCGAACGCAACCAGAATATCAGCCCGCCCGCCCACAAGAAAGATCCCGGCCCGCTACTCTCTCCCAGCAAACCATTGATGACAAAATACTTGATGACTTGCTCCGCCCCGTCCAGCAATATGACCAGCAGAGTACGAATCCAATAAAAAAGAAGAAACGTAAAAAATACCTAGGACAAAGCTTATGA